Genomic segment of Umezawaea sp. Da 62-37:
GGCACGGACATGTGGCGACCTCTCTACTTGCGGAACTGATTTGTCTCGAAGCTGGCCTGCACTTCAACGTCCCCAGCGTCCCCCGGTGTTCCCGGTTCCGCAGATCCTGAGTGTGAACCGGCACCAGGCGGCCGAACACCCCTGATCAGCCCCTATCGCCGTCGTGGCGGGCGCGCGGCCGCGACCTCGGCGGGGAGCAGGATCGTCACGCCCCGGTACCGGAAGCCCAGCCCGCGGTAGACGGTGATGGCCGCGTCGTTCTCCCGGTCGACCATCAGGGCGCACGCCGGGTGCTCGGCCAGCAGCGCGTGCACCACGAAGGAGCACAACGCCTTCGAGAGCCCGCGCCTGCGGAAGTCCGGGTGCGTCACCACGCCTGCGACGAACCCGACGTGCGGCGCGCTCCACGCGTCCGCGCCCACCGCGACCAGTTCGCCGTCGACGTGCGCGCCTGCCCAGCGGCGGGCGCCGGGTTCGCGCGGTACGACGTAGGCGTTCGGGTTCACCTTGCGCAGCAGTGCTTCCGCCTGGTCCAGCTCGCCGTCGCGCAGCCAGCGCACCCCCGGCGCCGAGGGCAGCGGGCCGGTGCTCTCCATCCAGCCGAAGCCCGCCCACGCCACCACGTCCGGCACCAGTGCCGTGACGGGGGCGGCGAGCTCGTCGGGTACCAGCGGGTTCAGGTCGGGGCCGTGGGCGCGCGCCTGGTCGTGCAGGATCGCGGCGATCCCCTCGGGCGGACCGGCGAGCACGAGTCGTTCCCGGCGGTTCAGGCCCGGCGCCAGCACGCCCACCGCGCCGCCGTGCTCCCACGCGGCCCCTCCGGGCGCCGGATGGGCCGCCAACAGCGCCTGGGAGGCCCAACGGGGCAACAGGTCGGGGGTCGCGTCGGCTACGGCGTCAGGGGAGTGTAGGGCGCGCATACCGGCATCAGATCAGGAGAGCGCGCCGGTGCGCCAAGCCCAAGCCGCGATCTCCACGCGGTTGCGGGCGCCGAGCTTGCCCTGCACCGACGCGAGGTGCGTCTTCACCGTGGACAGCGACAGGAACAGGGCCGCGCCGATCTCCGCGTTGGTGGAGCCCTTCGCGACCTCGCGCACCACGTCCAGCTCGCGCTCGGTCAGCTGCTCGGCCGGGCGGTCCGGCGCGGGGCCGGTGGACCGGGTGAAGTGCGACAGCATCCGCACGGTGATCTGCGGGCTGATCAGCGCGTCCCCGCGCACCGCCGCGCGCACGGCCTCGACCAGCAGCGCCGGGCCCGCGTCCTTCAGCAGGAACCCGCTCGCCCCGGACCCCAGCGCGCTGTGCACGTACTCGTCCAGGTCGAACGTGGTCACCACGACGACCTTGACCGGGTCCGGCACGCCGGGACCGGTGAGCTGCCGGGTGACCTCCAGGCCGTCGATGCCGGGCATCCGGATGTCCACCAGGCACACGTCCGGCCGCAGCTCGCGGGCCTTCGCCACGGCGGAGACGCCGTCCGGCACGTCCGCGACGACCTCGATGTCCGGCTGGTGCTCCAGGATCATCCGGAACCCGATCCGCACCATCTCCTGGTCGTCAGCGATCAGGACCCGAATCGTCATCGCGCGCCCCCCTCGACCGGCAGTTCGGCCAGCACCCGCCAGCCGCGGACCCCGGTGGGCCCGGCCGAGAACGCGCCGCCGAGCATCTCCACCCGTTCCCGCATGCCGATCAGACCGTAGCCGCCCGAACCCCCGACCGGCTCGACGGGCGCACCGGGACCGTCGTCGCGGACCAGCAGCCGGACCCGACCGTCCTCCTCGGACAGCTCGACGGCCACCTCGGTGGCGCTGGCCGCGTGCTTCTGCACGTTCGTCAGCGATTCCTGCACCAGCCGCAGGATCGACCGCGCCACCTCGGGCGGCACCGGCCCCGGCAGGTCCATCCGCAGCTCCACCGGTGTGCCGACGTCCCGCGCCTGCGCCACCGCGGCCCGCAGGTCCGCGTCGAGGTCCGTCGTCGCGACCTCCGCCGCACCGACCCGCGAACCCTCGTCGCGCAGCGTCCCGACCAGCCGCCGCATCGCCGTCAGCGCGTCGCTGCCGCTGCGCGCGATGCCGGGCAGCAGGCGGTGCGCGGCGAGCGGGTCGGCGTCCGCGACGGTCAGCGCGGCCTGCGCCTGGACGACGATGCCGGTCACGTGGTGGGCGACCACGTCGTGCAGCTCGCGGGCGAGCGCGATCCGCTCCTGCTGCTGGGCGGCCGAGACGGCGACGTGGAGCGACCGCTCGCGGTCGGCGTCGCGAGCCCGGAAGTACAGGCCCGCTCCGATGGCCAGCGCCAGCAGCATGGCGGTGGAGAAGACGTCGGACGGGGTGAACACGTCGTAGGTCGGCGTGGTGTCGCGGGCGATCGAGGCGTGGACGGCGGCGGCGACCATGAGGGCCACCGCGACCGCGGACTGCTCGCCGGGGGACTGGCGGACCACCACGGCGGTGATGACCATGCAAGCGAGCGTCTCGGCGGGGGACAGGGGGCTGAAGTACGCGAGCGTGGAGGCGCCGAGCAGGCCGGACCAGAAGGTGGTGAGGAGGACGGACGCGGCGGCTGCGCAGGCGGCGGCGACCGGTTTGCGGACGGAGAGGACGGCGAAGAGGCAGGTGAGGACGGTGGGAGCCCAGGCGGTGAGCGCCCGGTAGCCCTGGTAGCGGAAGAGGGCCAGTTCGAAGGCCAGCACGACGGTGAACAGCCCGGCCGCGGGCCAGAGCCCGTGGGTCCAGGTCCTTGTGCGAGTCAGCAGTCCGTCCACCCCGGACACGCTACGGCCGGGCGGGGGTCGGAACGGTCGGCCGAACGGCCAAGACCTACCTCAGCCATCCGGCCGACCCCCGCGAGTCGAACCCCCAGACACCCCGAGTCGAACCCCCGGACATGTCGTCCGACCCGAAGTGCCTACTCCTTCTTGCGCCGCAGGAGCGTCCGCTTCTGGAGCGACTCCTCCAGCGCGTGGAAGGCGAGTTCCATCGCCGCGTCGTAGTCGTTCTGGTCACGGGGTGGTACTCGCTCGTCGGGGCGCGGCATGGGGCGCATCTGCAGCCAGCGTTCTTCCCACAGGGCTTCGACGGCTGCTTCCCAGTGCAGTGCGACGCCCAGCTTGACGACCTTCTCGCGTTCGATCGCGTCGACCATCCGGTCCTGCGAGACGGCGAGTCGGGCCACCAGTTCCGCGACGCGCCGCTCGTCGTGGGCGCGCATGGTCGAGACCGCCTCGCTGATCGAGCCGATGATCTCCTTGTACCGCTCGGCCGCCGACCGCGTTTCCGGCTCGGCCGCGTGGGCGTGGCCGTCGCCGGTGCGCTGGAGGGGTACCACCGAGAAGTCGCACGTTCCGTTGGGCTGCGTGTTCATGAGATGTCCTCCCCCGTGTCGAACGGAATGACCACCTGTGGGCGTGAGTGCTCGAAGCGGTCGAAGTACAGGCCGCGTCGTGGTCGTGGGGACCAGGCCATGACCTGTTCGGGGCCGAACGAGATCAGTTCCTTGCCCTGGACGTCGAAGGCGACCCAGGCGCCGATGTCGTCGTACACGCCGGGGGGCAGGGTGCTCTTGAGGCGTTGCACGCCGCGCCACCAGCCGAGGACGTGGGTGCGGTTCTCGGGGCCGTGCTTCAGGACGGTGCGCAGGCTGTCCAGGGCGGACGCCCGTGTGCCCGGATCCTTCTGCTCCAGCAGGGTGTGGGCGGCGTCGACGGCGTACAGCACGAGGTAGTGGGGTTGCGGGGGTGCGCTCGCGGTGCCGGTGATGGTGGCGGTCAACCGCTTCGCGGTGTCGTTCAGCAGGTCGCGGATGCCGTCCATCCGGACCACGTCCACGGTGTGCCCGTTGGTGTTGAGCTGCTTGGCGAGCTTCTGCGCGGCCGACTCCGCCTCGTCGACCAGGCAGCAGAGGGTGAACGTCGCCTCGGCGGGGTGGTGCTGCCTGCCCAGCGAGATCGCCGCCGCGCCGAGCACGGCGGACGCGTCCTGGACCAGGGAGCCGATGACGGCGATGTTGCGGCCGGGGGTGCGGGCGAGGCGGACCTTGGCGGCGCTGCCCGCGACGTCGATGACCTGGCCCAGGAGCACGGTCGGCGTGACGTCGCCGGGGCGCAGCATGTGGAAGTCGTGGACGCCGTGCAGGGCGGGGACCCGGCTGCCGTCGAACAGGATCGGCTCGGCGAGTTCGGGGCCGCGCCGTCGGAACAGGTCGCGTTGCAGGTAGTCGAAGGTGCCCTTGCTGGTCGAGTCGGGGATGCGCGCGATCTCGTTGCCGTGCCGCACACCGGACTCGTGGTTGACCACGGCGTGCCACCGGGGCAGTTCGACGGCGGCGTCGTTGTTCGGCTCGGCCAGCACCCGGCGCGCCTTGGGCAGCGCGACGCGGACGGTGAACTGCTCGAAGATGGCGGACTTGCCCCAAAAACCCTCGATGCCGGCCACGTCCTGGCTGCACAGCACCAGGTGGATGCCCTGCGAGCGGCCGCGCCGCGCCACGTCCTCCAGCAGCTGCGTCGCCTGCTGGGTGACCTGGTCGCGTTCGCCGAACAGGTACTGGAACTCGTCGATCACCGCGACGATCCGCGGCCACCGGCCGTGCGGGTCCTCGGAGCGCAGCTGCTCCAGCTTGGTGACCTCGTGCTGCTTCGCCGCGTCCGCGCGCCTGCGCATCTCGTCGGCCAGGAACTTCAGCAGCGCCACGCCGAACTCGCGGTCGGTGTTCACGTTCACGCCGACCAGGCGGGCGTGCGGCAGCCAGCTGGGGTCCTTGCGGCCCGGCGCGAACTGCGCGAACGACACGCCCTCCTTGAAGTCCAGCACGTACAGCTCCAGCTCGTCCGGCGAGTACCGGGCGGCCAGGCTGCCGATCAGGGCGTAGAGGAAGTTCGTCTTGCCCGAGCCGCTCGGCCCGCCGATGAGGGCGTGCGGCGACGTGTCGCCCAGCCCGAGCGACACCGGCTCGCCGTCCTGGTACCCCACGGGCGCCACGACGCCCGCTGACGAGCTCTCCATCCACAGGTGCTCGGGCAGCAGGTCGTTGAACGTGCCGAAGCGCTTGCGGCGCTCCTCGCGCTTCTCCGCGATGATCGCGCACGCCCTGGGCACCAGCGTGCGGGGGAACGGCGGGTCGAGGGTCACGGTCACGTGCTTGCCGGTCATCGTGCACGCGGCGGTCTGGTCCGCCTTCAGCGACACGGTCTCGATCGGCGAGTTCACGGTCACCGGGATGTCCACGATGACGAGCACGATGCCGCAGGCCAAACCGTTGCGCGCCACGCGTTGCAGCTGTTGCTGCTGCTCCTCCTTGAGCGCGTTGCGGTTGCCGAACAGCACCGCGATCCGCCACGGCTCGGTGCGCCGCCCGGCGCCGCTGACCGACCGCACCGACAGGTGCCCGTCGACCAGCACGCTGGTGTGCACCCGGCGGATGTGGTCGGACAGCTCGTCGAGCAGCTCGTGCAGCCGTGACGGGTCGTGCACGGTCAGCAGGCCCGCGCGGGTCAACGGGTAGAGCCCCGGCAGGGAGCCGGTGAGCTGGTTGACGTCCCACACGTGGACGTGGACGAGGCCGGGCTGGAAGTAGCTCAGCACCCGCAGCAGCAGGTTCTCCACCAGCCCGTCGGCCTGGTGTCGGCTGTCCGGGGTGGAGGAGATGTGCAGGTGCGACTGGTCGAGCAGCGGGACCGCGACCGGGAACGGCCGCTGCTCGGGGGCGCTGCGCACCACGCCGCTGCCGATCCGCCACAGCTCCGGCACGCTGCTGCCGTCCGCGGTGCCCGCGTCACCGAGCCACGACTCGTGCGGCCACGACGCCGCGGTGGGCGACGCGCTGCGCACCAACGAGGACAGCTCCTCCGGGCCGCGCTCGGACCACGTGCGGAAGGCGTTGACGTGGTCCAGCATCGCCTGCGCGACGGTGGAGGAGAACTCCTCCTTGGCAAGCGCTTTCTTCAGCAGCGGGTCGTCGAGGGCGCGGTCGATCCCGCCGCCGCGCACCATCACCTCGAACATGTCTCGGGCGCGTTCCTCCGCCAGCTCGCGGTGCTGGCGCGACGCGTTGCCCAGTGCGGCGGCCACGGCGAGCCGGAACTCCTCGAAGGAGTCCTCGACCTTCCTGCGGCGTTCGTCGCGTCTGCTCACGTCACAGCTCCACCGCTAGCCGTTGCACCAGTTCGAGGCTGGTCACCATCAGCTCCAACTGGCCGGGGAACCCGTCCTTGGCCGCCGCGAACCCCGCGGGCAGCAAGGAGTCCGGGTGGTTCGCGCCCGCCTCGAGCAGCAGTTCGACGGCGGCCTCCAGTTCCTCCTGCGCCTCGCGGACGCTGCGGTAGGCATCCCTCAAGTGCTCGCAGCTCAGCTCGAGCGCGACCTTGACCTCCGCTACCGACGTCACGTCATAGCCTGGAGTTGATGCCCTCGGCCTGGGAAATCCCAGCGCCGAGGTGCTTCTGCAGGTCGCTCACGCCGTTGATGACCTCGGCGAACTGGGCGTTGGCCTGCTCGGCGTCGGACTGCGCGCTGCCCTGCACCGCGCTGCTCAGCAGCGCTTGCGCGTCCTCGGCCAGGTCGGCTGCCTGCTGCAGAGCGGCGGCGCTTTGGCCTGCCTTCTCGATCGCCTGGGCAATCGCGGCACGGACCTCTTCGATGCTGGCCATGTCGGCTCCGACCCTTCCAAAGTGCAACGGGTGGCCGTAGACCGACCAACCTATTAGTACCGAAAGTTTGAACATTCACAAGCAAGATCGGCCACCCGGGTGGACCCTCATGTTCACCCGCGCGGCCCTTGTACTTGATCTTACTTGGGCTCTTTCCACATCGCAGTGGAAGTGGCCACGGCGCTCATCTCCAGCCCCACGATCCCCGTGACCGGTCCTGGGGTCGCTGACCAGCGGATCACCGCCGAGTCGCCGATGAGCTCCAGATCCGACCAGTCCGACAGGCCCATCGACTCCACGGCCGTGTGTAGCGCGGTAGTGGGCGAATCGACACTCGATCCGAGGTCGATGTGCACGCTGAGTAGATGACCACGCGGGACCACATGGGTGATGCTGGAGCTGTTGGCGACCCGACTGGCTACTGCGCGCGCCTGCCATTCCGCCCCGGCTTGCCTTTCCGCCGCGACGTCCACCCTCAGCAGCAGCCGCACCCCCGTCGGGCTGGGCGTTTCCGTCTCGGCAGGCGCGGGTTCGACCTCTTCGGACGGCCGCCGATCGGGGTCCCCACCGGCCCAGGACTCCACGAGCAGGCGTTCACCACCTGGAATCAGCGGTTCGAGCACATCCGGGTCGTCCAGCACCGTCCACGCCGTCGGCGGCTCGCAGGCCACCCTCGGCATCGGGAAGTCGTCCCCGAGGAGCCGCACGAAGGCCCGAACGGACCGCGCCAGCGCGCCCGCCACCCCGTGCGTCACCTGTTCGCCGCTCATCGCGCTGATCGTCACCGACCAGCACCCCGGCTCCTCGTCGGAGCAGTCGCCGACCTGGAGGACCCGCCCCTCGACCTGCCGCAGCAGGCCCGCGCAGGCAGCCCGCGCCTGCTGCTCGTCGTCGGCCCCGACCACCACGGTGATCAGGAGCTCCAAGTCTTCCTCAGCCATCAGGGCGGATTGTCCACGAGTGGGGCGGCGGTGTGCACGGCGGTGGTTCGGCATCCGCCGCGCGACGGCTTCGGGGTCAACGGCGCGACGCGGCCTTGAAAGCGGCCTTCCTGGCCGCCTTGGCGGTCTTCTTGTCCGGGTGGCGTTCGCCGATGAGCGACAGGGCTTCGGCGGCGTCGGGGTGGGGGAGGCGCCAGATCAGCTCGAACAGGTCCGGTTCCTGGCCCGCGGGGGCGGCCTTGGCGAGTTCGGCGGCTACGGCGGTCGGGTCGTCGGGGTCCGTGGTGACCGCCAGCGCGTCCACCAGGAGCCAGGCGGCGTCGTCGGGGGCGGATGACTCGGAGAGCGCGAGCTTGGCGTAGGGGCGCAGTCCGGGGGTGTCCAGGGCTTCCCGCCACTGCGCGGTGACGTCGGTGTCGAGGCGGGCGATGGTGGTGGCGGCGAAGACGCGCGCGTTGGCGTCGACGGCGGCGGTGAGGAGTTCG
This window contains:
- a CDS encoding GNAT family N-acetyltransferase, with the protein product MRALHSPDAVADATPDLLPRWASQALLAAHPAPGGAAWEHGGAVGVLAPGLNRRERLVLAGPPEGIAAILHDQARAHGPDLNPLVPDELAAPVTALVPDVVAWAGFGWMESTGPLPSAPGVRWLRDGELDQAEALLRKVNPNAYVVPREPGARRWAGAHVDGELVAVGADAWSAPHVGFVAGVVTHPDFRRRGLSKALCSFVVHALLAEHPACALMVDRENDAAITVYRGLGFRYRGVTILLPAEVAAARPPRRR
- a CDS encoding response regulator transcription factor, with the protein product MTIRVLIADDQEMVRIGFRMILEHQPDIEVVADVPDGVSAVAKARELRPDVCLVDIRMPGIDGLEVTRQLTGPGVPDPVKVVVVTTFDLDEYVHSALGSGASGFLLKDAGPALLVEAVRAAVRGDALISPQITVRMLSHFTRSTGPAPDRPAEQLTERELDVVREVAKGSTNAEIGAALFLSLSTVKTHLASVQGKLGARNRVEIAAWAWRTGALS
- a CDS encoding histidine kinase: MDGLLTRTRTWTHGLWPAAGLFTVVLAFELALFRYQGYRALTAWAPTVLTCLFAVLSVRKPVAAACAAAASVLLTTFWSGLLGASTLAYFSPLSPAETLACMVITAVVVRQSPGEQSAVAVALMVAAAVHASIARDTTPTYDVFTPSDVFSTAMLLALAIGAGLYFRARDADRERSLHVAVSAAQQQERIALARELHDVVAHHVTGIVVQAQAALTVADADPLAAHRLLPGIARSGSDALTAMRRLVGTLRDEGSRVGAAEVATTDLDADLRAAVAQARDVGTPVELRMDLPGPVPPEVARSILRLVQESLTNVQKHAASATEVAVELSEEDGRVRLLVRDDGPGAPVEPVGGSGGYGLIGMRERVEMLGGAFSAGPTGVRGWRVLAELPVEGGAR
- a CDS encoding FtsK/SpoIIIE domain-containing protein translates to MSRRDERRRKVEDSFEEFRLAVAAALGNASRQHRELAEERARDMFEVMVRGGGIDRALDDPLLKKALAKEEFSSTVAQAMLDHVNAFRTWSERGPEELSSLVRSASPTAASWPHESWLGDAGTADGSSVPELWRIGSGVVRSAPEQRPFPVAVPLLDQSHLHISSTPDSRHQADGLVENLLLRVLSYFQPGLVHVHVWDVNQLTGSLPGLYPLTRAGLLTVHDPSRLHELLDELSDHIRRVHTSVLVDGHLSVRSVSGAGRRTEPWRIAVLFGNRNALKEEQQQQLQRVARNGLACGIVLVIVDIPVTVNSPIETVSLKADQTAACTMTGKHVTVTLDPPFPRTLVPRACAIIAEKREERRKRFGTFNDLLPEHLWMESSSAGVVAPVGYQDGEPVSLGLGDTSPHALIGGPSGSGKTNFLYALIGSLAARYSPDELELYVLDFKEGVSFAQFAPGRKDPSWLPHARLVGVNVNTDREFGVALLKFLADEMRRRADAAKQHEVTKLEQLRSEDPHGRWPRIVAVIDEFQYLFGERDQVTQQATQLLEDVARRGRSQGIHLVLCSQDVAGIEGFWGKSAIFEQFTVRVALPKARRVLAEPNNDAAVELPRWHAVVNHESGVRHGNEIARIPDSTSKGTFDYLQRDLFRRRGPELAEPILFDGSRVPALHGVHDFHMLRPGDVTPTVLLGQVIDVAGSAAKVRLARTPGRNIAVIGSLVQDASAVLGAAAISLGRQHHPAEATFTLCCLVDEAESAAQKLAKQLNTNGHTVDVVRMDGIRDLLNDTAKRLTATITGTASAPPQPHYLVLYAVDAAHTLLEQKDPGTRASALDSLRTVLKHGPENRTHVLGWWRGVQRLKSTLPPGVYDDIGAWVAFDVQGKELISFGPEQVMAWSPRPRRGLYFDRFEHSRPQVVIPFDTGEDIS